The genomic segment ACGCCCGCGACCGTATTGCGGATCGTATTGCCGTAGGCGTGATAGATCAGCGAGCCTTTTTTCAGCAGATAAGTGTAATACTCGAAGCTGAAGGACGTCGGGAACAGGACCATGCCGTCCTTGGCGCTGAATTCGGAGTAGGGCGTGATCGATACCGTGATGACGTACCAGAACGGAAGCACGATCACCAGCGTGAGCAGCGTGAGTACGATATAGTTGGTCGTCGCGAAGGCGGATTCGCCTCTTGTGAGCTTCATCTGTCGTCTTCTCCTTCGTCAGAAAATGCCGGAATCGGAATCGATCCGCTTGGCGATGCGATTGGCGGCCAGCACCAGCGCCAGACCGATGACGCCCTTGATCACGTCGGCGGCGGCGGCCAGGCTGAGGTTGAACTGCTCGATGCCGATACGGTAAATATAGGTGTCGAGGATGTCCCCCACTTCGAACACCATCGGGTTGTACAGGTTGATGACCTGGTCCAATCCGGCGCTCATGACGAATCCGACTCTCAGAATGAAGATGACGATGATCGTAGAGGCGATGCCGGGCAGCGTGACGTGCACGATCCGCTTGAAGCGCGTGGCGCCGTCGACGACGGCCGCTTCGTACACTTCGGGGTTCAGGCCGGCGATCGCGGCGATGTAGATGATGGCGGCCCAGCCCATCTCTTTCATGGCGTCGGTAACGACGAGGATCGTGCGGAAGTACGCGGGCTCGACGAGCAGGTAAGCGGGCGTGCCGCCGAAGAGGCTAATGACTTTGTTGACGATGCCGGTCTCCGGGGACAGCAGCAGCGTGATGATGCCGCCGTAGACGACCCACGATACGAATCTCGGCAGGTACACCGCGGTTTGCAGCGTCTTTTTGAACCAGCGCGTCCGGATCTCGTTAAGCGCGAGCGCCAGCAGGATCGGGGCGACGAAGCCGCTGATCATCTTGTACAGGCTGATGAGCAGCGTGTTCTTGAACGCGTGGACGAACATCTCCGACTCGAACAGCGCGCGGAAGTGCTTGAGCCCCGCCCAGTGGCTGCCCGAGAAGCCCTGGATGACGTTGTAATCCATAAAGGCGATGCTGACGCCGTACAGCGGCAGGTAGTCGAAGACGAGCACCCACAGCAATGCGGGCAGCAGCAGCACGTACAGCAGCTTAAACTTCCAGATGCGGCGGAATCCGGGCCCCGCCTTCAGCCTCGTTCGTTCCGTCTTGCCGGCGGTCTTGCCCGTCGTCTCTCCGGCGGCCGTGCCGGGGGTTGCGAGCTCCATGCGGTAATCCTCCTATCCTTCTCTCTGTCTCTCTGCGTATGGCGCACCTTCGCTTTGAAAGTGCTTACAGTAGCCAGTTTATCGGATAGAACTCGGCCGGAACACCGGAGCGGAGAACGATATACCCGGTGAAAAGTCGCATTGTCGCAGCTGCCTTTCCTACTTCCGCGTCAACGTCGCATGGCCGGCCGGCGGCACGTTCACCAGCTCAACACCTGCACGTGGCGCCCACACGGAACGCTCCACCGTTTTTCCCCGGCAATCCCGGATCTCCACTTCCCATTCGCTCTGCTCACCTGTCGTCTCCACATACACGCCGTCGGCCCGCGTGCCGTTGACGAGGATGACCGTCTGCGGCAGCTCGCGGTTCAGCGGAACGATCGTGCGAGGCTGATAGACGGCGGCAAGCAGCT from the Cohnella hashimotonis genome contains:
- a CDS encoding ABC transporter permease, which produces MELATPGTAAGETTGKTAGKTERTRLKAGPGFRRIWKFKLLYVLLLPALLWVLVFDYLPLYGVSIAFMDYNVIQGFSGSHWAGLKHFRALFESEMFVHAFKNTLLISLYKMISGFVAPILLALALNEIRTRWFKKTLQTAVYLPRFVSWVVYGGIITLLLSPETGIVNKVISLFGGTPAYLLVEPAYFRTILVVTDAMKEMGWAAIIYIAAIAGLNPEVYEAAVVDGATRFKRIVHVTLPGIASTIIVIFILRVGFVMSAGLDQVINLYNPMVFEVGDILDTYIYRIGIEQFNLSLAAAADVIKGVIGLALVLAANRIAKRIDSDSGIF